Below is a window of Enterococcus gilvus ATCC BAA-350 DNA.
AAACCATCTCTAAGCTCTTTATTCTCTGTTTCTTTAAAGTATAAGTAATTATTCGGATTCCCTTGATTCTGGCTAGTTATTAACACTTTGGGTACTCCTGAATTAATGGTAAAGAAATAAACATGCTTCGATAAATGGTCTTGTGCCTCTGCATCCGAATAAACAGCTACTAAAGAATAACCTGATTCTTCTTCACCACTTTCTGACCAGTTTAAAACTATTGGCGTGTTACCAATAACCGCCTGCCACTTATTGTTATTCAGAACTGAGTCAGGGAGTTGTAAACCGTATAAATCAACATTATTATTCGGACTGTACTGTTTATACGTCTGATTCATGGTTTGTCCCCAAGTATTCATGAATGACTTGAGTTCATTATCTTTGCTATTACTCCATAAGCTTTGTCTAATCTCTTTTAAATTCTCACTTTCTTTAGTTGATGGGGCTTTATTTTTGTCCATTAATGTATTACTAGATTCTAGTTTATTTTCATTTAAATTGTTAGATTGATTTGTAGAACTATTTTTATTACATCCTGCAATGATAAATAGTATACTCACTAACAAAAAACTAGTTAATAAAAATTTTTTCATGGTTTCACTCCTCAACCTAATCAATAGTATAATAAATTATTTTCCTCTAAAATACCATTGGTTTCCTCTTCTAATTTGTCTAACTTAGTTCGGATATCCCAAGCTTTCTCAGAAAATTTTCCACCTTTCTTTTTGTACCCTTGAACTTTCTCTTGTAACAAATCAAGTTGCTTTGATTGCAATGCCATTATCTTATTCCCATCTTTATATATGTTGTTACTCAGATACCAAGGAACTTTGTAATCATTAATCATTTTATTAGCATCTTTAATCTTTCGTTCAGCTCTATTTAATACTTCTTTTATTTCCTCTGGACTTTTATCTTTATACTCTATCCCTAAGTTATCAAAGGCATTTTTTGTTAATTGTTGCGAATCTGATTCCAAATAGAAAACTATCTCATCAATTTGAGAATCGGTATCTTTTATAGTATTTACAGAGTTCCAATAGACTTCCCTAAACTCACTGTGAGCCCACTTTTCAGCATCAATTGAACTATTTGACCAGCTCGGAAAAATTGCAATACCAATTATAACTAATACGATACCAAAGACAAATTTCTTAGGACTTTTATTACCTTTTTGCTTATTTTTTACAACATCATATAGTTTTGTCAATCCTAAAATAATAACAATAGCCCCAAATAATTTTAATACAAAAATCACTTTACATTCCTCCTATACCAAAGATATGTCTAAAAAATTCAACGGATGGTGTCTTCGAAAACACCACATATATACAAATTATACTATAGCATTGTTTTTATATCAACGTGTTGAGGTGACATCTGTGGAAAGAAAAGTAGAAGTTCAACTAAAAAAACTTGTTGCAGAAAGAAATATATCTCTTCGAGAACTTGCTAGACTATCTGATATAGAACCTTCTATTATTAATAAACTGGCAAATAATAAACATGAAAGAATATATTTGCCTCATATTGAAAGAATTGCCGAATCTTTAGATATTGATGACATTGGTTTAATCTTAAAAATTGTACCTAAAATCGATAACATTTAGACTCTGAGAGGCTCTGGGAGGCTCTGGGAGTCCCTCTAAGCCATTTTATTGATAGGCAAACAGAAAATAGCAGATGACTATTTCAACGCTTTGTATCGCTCCTTATCATCCAAAGATAAGGTTAAAACCTTAGAATATATGATGTTATTAAAGAGGCAAGAAATGGAATGCAATGAGTTCAAATAGAAACACCCATCCGATTAGGAAGGGTGCTTTTTGTTCTTTATATTAAACTGGTAAATAAACCTATCACCAGTAGTTTCAATTTTAGTTAACTCTTCTTTACTATATAGGTCATTCATTACCTTCACTAGATTAAGAGGCTCATCAGAATTGTATGTAATCCCCTTACCCTCAACAATATCCAGTTCTCCTAAAGTCATCTTATAGTAATTAGGAAGCCAATTTCCTCCCTTAAATACTCTGGAAGATATCACTTTAACAAAGCCCATTTTCTCTAGTGATCTGATGTTCTTAGCACTTCTTCCAGTATTACTATCATTGCCCATGTCAGCTAAAGTTGCGTGAGTACAATAAAATACTCCATCACTGCCACTATATTTTTTAGAATGACACAGTAAACTAAAGAGAAGATATCTTAGATTTTTTCTTTGAATAGATAAGATAATATCTAACTCTTGTCTATAGAAAGTAACGTCACTAGACTTCATGCTAAACGAATAATCACCATCATAAACCATCTCAATTACACGCCGTGTTTCATCTTTCAACCCTCGCAAGTTCCACCTTTGATCTAAGAATTTTCTTATCTCAGAGTTTTTAAACGTATTTTGGATTACATTGAAGACCACTTGGTACGTAGCCTCTATGTCATTTCCCTGATACTTTAAGATGCGAGATGCGTGGAACGTAAAATAGTTCCTACTACTTGGTTCTGACAAGCATCCATCTTCAAGAGTTTTTTTCACGTAAGTATAAACGCTTTGGTTATTATGCTCCTTCAGACTGATATTTTTACGATGTACGCTTTTTTTCTTGTCAGTTGTCAATCGATGTTTAGTCATAACTGAACAATCTTTCAAGACATTTTCTTTGAACTCATTCAAAGACTGGGGTTCAATAGACAAAAAATAATCTATAGGTAATGGTTCTAACGTCCGATTGTCAACATAGTAACAAAATTCTTCTGTTTTCAAATGAATACCCAAAGGTAATTTGACTCCAAGTCCAGTAGTGGGTCTTCTTTCAATGCGATGAATTGTTTCTCCCATCTGGGAAAGGACTTCATAATAGAAGTTTTCAAGTTCCTGTTCTCGAATAAATCCGTCAAAATAAAGATCAACATGATAGCCCTTTAACCCTGAATACCAAACATGAATGTCTTTCATAGGGATACCATAATAAGAATGAAGCATTTCTATCAATTCTATAGTTGTCCACCTTCTATCTCCCTCTTCTATAATATCGACATCAAAACACATAAATTTAGTCAAACCACCTGAACCTAATTTTATTCCTAATGTGTATTCTCCATTTAAATGTTTTCTAACTCTCCACTCGTTTAATTGAACCTTGTTATCAATAGTTGTTAGAAATTTAACATCCTCTCCTTGTTTCACTTGGAAAAGGTATTCCTTTCTATAACTAATTAACAGTCTGTCCATTTGCTTTACTACTTTATCCTCTATCTGCTTTGTATATATATT
It encodes the following:
- a CDS encoding DUF308 domain-containing protein; translation: MIFVLKLFGAIVIILGLTKLYDVVKNKQKGNKSPKKFVFGIVLVIIGIAIFPSWSNSSIDAEKWAHSEFREVYWNSVNTIKDTDSQIDEIVFYLESDSQQLTKNAFDNLGIEYKDKSPEEIKEVLNRAERKIKDANKMINDYKVPWYLSNNIYKDGNKIMALQSKQLDLLQEKVQGYKKKGGKFSEKAWDIRTKLDKLEEETNGILEENNLLYY
- a CDS encoding helix-turn-helix domain-containing protein; the protein is MERKVEVQLKKLVAERNISLRELARLSDIEPSIINKLANNKHERIYLPHIERIAESLDIDDIGLILKIVPKIDNI
- a CDS encoding TOTE conflict system archaeo-eukaryotic primase domain-containing protein, producing the protein MENIYTKQIEDKVVKQMDRLLISYRKEYLFQVKQGEDVKFLTTIDNKVQLNEWRVRKHLNGEYTLGIKLGSGGLTKFMCFDVDIIEEGDRRWTTIELIEMLHSYYGIPMKDIHVWYSGLKGYHVDLYFDGFIREQELENFYYEVLSQMGETIHRIERRPTTGLGVKLPLGIHLKTEEFCYYVDNRTLEPLPIDYFLSIEPQSLNEFKENVLKDCSVMTKHRLTTDKKKSVHRKNISLKEHNNQSVYTYVKKTLEDGCLSEPSSRNYFTFHASRILKYQGNDIEATYQVVFNVIQNTFKNSEIRKFLDQRWNLRGLKDETRRVIEMVYDGDYSFSMKSSDVTFYRQELDIILSIQRKNLRYLLFSLLCHSKKYSGSDGVFYCTHATLADMGNDSNTGRSAKNIRSLEKMGFVKVISSRVFKGGNWLPNYYKMTLGELDIVEGKGITYNSDEPLNLVKVMNDLYSKEELTKIETTGDRFIYQFNIKNKKHPS